The following are encoded together in the Roseobacter denitrificans OCh 114 genome:
- a CDS encoding ChaN family lipoprotein: MFLGEQHDNLTHHEVQASWVEQLSASALVFEMLTRAQASKITPDNRVDQATLGDVLDWQASGWPDFSMYYPIFAAAPEAPVFGAGVPRAQLREVMNGDVASLLGTDTAQRLGLDQPLPAAQQTVREALQRSAHCDALPEELLPKMVDVQRLRDAALAQAALQAYEQFGGPVIVITGNGHARADWGAPFILGQAAPDLSVFSLGKGEAGRMPDGSFTSVVDGPAVDRGSPCDAFAK; encoded by the coding sequence GTGTTTCTAGGTGAGCAGCACGACAACCTGACGCACCACGAGGTTCAGGCGTCGTGGGTTGAGCAGTTGAGCGCAAGCGCGCTCGTGTTCGAAATGTTGACACGCGCGCAGGCGTCAAAAATCACCCCTGACAACAGGGTCGATCAGGCCACCCTGGGGGACGTGCTGGACTGGCAAGCATCCGGTTGGCCCGATTTTTCAATGTATTATCCGATATTTGCCGCAGCGCCCGAGGCGCCGGTTTTTGGCGCTGGTGTGCCGCGCGCCCAGTTGCGCGAGGTGATGAACGGGGACGTTGCCAGTCTCCTCGGGACCGACACCGCACAGCGCTTGGGCCTCGATCAGCCTTTGCCAGCCGCGCAGCAAACAGTGCGTGAGGCGTTGCAGCGCAGTGCCCATTGTGATGCCCTGCCCGAGGAATTGCTGCCCAAGATGGTCGATGTCCAGCGGTTGCGTGACGCGGCCCTCGCGCAGGCTGCGCTGCAGGCTTACGAACAGTTTGGTGGTCCTGTTATTGTGATCACCGGCAATGGCCATGCGCGCGCCGATTGGGGCGCGCCGTTTATCCTTGGTCAAGCCGCACCCGATCTTTCAGTTTTCAGCCTTGGAAAAGGGGAAGCCGGCCGCATGCCTGATGGATCATTCACCTCAGTTGTGGATGGCCCAGCGGTGGATCGCGGCAGTCCCTGTGATGCCTTCGCAAAGTAA
- the cobU gene encoding bifunctional adenosylcobinamide kinase/adenosylcobinamide-phosphate guanylyltransferase, producing the protein MLPNLSLVLGGAASGKSLWAENHTLNSGLEPVYLATSRIFDDEIKIKINFHKKRRDHRWLNIEADAELQSALSQLQPTQAVLIDCATMWLTNQMMDEKDLQAAQADFLNAIRTCRAPVVVVSNEVGQGIVPDNAMARTFREAQGRLNIALADQADTVVLVTAGLPLVLKGTLA; encoded by the coding sequence ATGTTGCCAAATCTGTCTCTTGTCCTTGGCGGCGCTGCATCCGGAAAATCGCTGTGGGCCGAAAACCATACATTAAACAGTGGCTTAGAGCCTGTTTACCTGGCGACATCACGTATTTTTGACGACGAAATAAAAATCAAAATAAATTTTCATAAAAAGCGTCGCGACCATCGGTGGCTCAATATTGAGGCAGACGCGGAGCTGCAATCGGCCCTTTCGCAGTTACAACCGACTCAAGCTGTCCTGATTGATTGCGCGACCATGTGGCTGACCAATCAAATGATGGATGAAAAGGACCTGCAGGCGGCGCAAGCCGACTTTCTCAACGCGATCCGCACATGCCGGGCGCCGGTCGTTGTCGTGTCAAATGAGGTCGGTCAGGGAATCGTGCCGGACAATGCCATGGCGCGGACGTTTCGTGAGGCACAGGGCCGGCTCAATATCGCACTGGCCGATCAGGCGGATACGGTCGTGCTTGTCACGGCAGGTCTGCCACTGGTGCTCAAGGGGACATTGGCATGA
- a CDS encoding RNA polymerase factor sigma-32, with the protein MALDSTRDMALSRKAMKAELLDAETELELAYAWRDERCEKSLHRLITAYMRLAISMASKFKRYGAPMNDLIQEAGLGLMKAADKFDPDRGVRFSTYAVWWIKASIQDYVMRNWSMVRTGSTSSQKSLFFNMRRVQARLERESAASGEPLDRHQLRQMISTEIGVPLHDVEMMEGRLSGSDYSLNATQSTEDEGREWIDALEDDSAQAAETVEHHHDTEQLRAWLLQAMNDLNERERFIVRERKLRDAPRTLESLGQELNLSKERVRQLEAAAFGKMRKSLENQSREVLYFLD; encoded by the coding sequence ATGGCTTTGGACTCAACACGGGATATGGCTTTGTCGCGCAAGGCGATGAAAGCGGAACTGCTGGATGCGGAAACCGAGCTTGAACTCGCTTACGCGTGGCGGGACGAGCGTTGCGAGAAATCATTGCACCGACTGATCACTGCCTACATGCGCCTCGCAATCTCCATGGCATCCAAATTCAAACGCTACGGCGCGCCCATGAATGACCTGATTCAGGAAGCAGGTCTGGGGCTCATGAAGGCTGCGGATAAGTTTGATCCGGACAGAGGCGTGCGCTTTTCAACTTATGCGGTGTGGTGGATCAAAGCCTCCATTCAGGACTACGTGATGCGCAATTGGTCCATGGTGCGTACCGGGTCGACCTCATCGCAAAAATCGCTCTTCTTCAACATGCGCCGCGTGCAGGCCAGACTGGAGCGTGAAAGCGCTGCATCGGGCGAACCTTTGGACCGTCATCAGCTTCGGCAGATGATTTCAACCGAGATCGGCGTTCCGTTGCACGATGTCGAGATGATGGAAGGCCGCCTTTCGGGTTCCGACTATTCGTTGAATGCGACGCAATCGACGGAGGATGAGGGGCGCGAGTGGATTGACGCGCTGGAGGACGACTCCGCGCAGGCGGCCGAAACGGTTGAGCATCACCACGATACCGAACAGCTGCGTGCATGGTTGCTGCAAGCCATGAATGACCTGAACGAACGTGAGCGTTTCATCGTTCGCGAGCGCAAGTTGCGGGATGCACCGCGCACCTTGGAAAGCCTCGGTCAGGAGTTGAACCTCAGCAAGGAACGCGTGCGCCAGCTTGAGGCCGCAGCCTTCGGGAAAATGCGCAAGAGCCTTGAAAATCAATCCCGCGAGGTTTTGTATTTCCTCGACTGA
- a CDS encoding histidine phosphatase family protein, whose translation MTVWHWVRHGPTHARSFVGWRDVPADLSDTAQIARLRAHLPSDAVLVSSDLARARDTAHALQTPAHHRLPHDPHLREMHFGIWDGMHFEDIAARDPDLSRTFWENPGHVTAPGGESWNTAAARVQSAVTRISNAYPGRDIIAVAHFGVILTQVQRALQISAYDTLSHRIDNFSVTKINWTCDTDPVPYINHLP comes from the coding sequence ATGACCGTCTGGCACTGGGTGCGCCATGGCCCGACCCATGCCAGGTCTTTCGTGGGCTGGCGCGATGTTCCCGCTGATCTGTCGGATACCGCCCAGATCGCGCGACTGCGCGCGCACCTGCCGTCTGACGCCGTGCTGGTGTCCTCCGATCTGGCCAGAGCCCGCGATACAGCCCACGCATTGCAGACCCCCGCTCATCACCGGTTGCCGCATGATCCGCATCTGCGTGAAATGCACTTCGGTATCTGGGACGGGATGCATTTTGAGGATATCGCCGCGCGGGATCCGGATTTAAGCCGCACCTTCTGGGAAAATCCCGGTCACGTGACAGCCCCGGGCGGCGAAAGCTGGAACACCGCCGCCGCCCGCGTGCAAAGCGCGGTTACGCGGATCAGCAACGCCTATCCCGGGCGCGACATCATCGCCGTTGCCCATTTCGGCGTGATCCTCACACAGGTGCAGCGGGCCTTGCAGATTTCCGCCTATGATACGCTGTCCCACAGGATCGACAATTTCTCAGTGACCAAGATCAACTGGACCTGCGACACGGACCCGGTGCCCTACATCAATCATTTACCGTGA
- the coaBC gene encoding bifunctional phosphopantothenoylcysteine decarboxylase/phosphopantothenate--cysteine ligase CoaBC has product MLSDKHILLIIGGGIAAFKSLDLIRRLREHGAVVTPVLTKAAEEFVTPLSVSALAGAKVYRDLFDLTDEAEMGHIQLSRVADLVVVAPATADLMAKMAQGLANDLASTLLLATDTPVLIAPAMNVRMWEHAATQRNAVRLRADGVHMVGPVSGDMACGEHGPGRMSEPMDILAAVTAHFQDGPLQGKHILVTSGPTHEPIDPVRYIANRSSGAQGAAIARALHALGARVSFVTGPADVPPPAGVDVVRVETAQQMLDAVRQSLPADAAVFAAAVADWRVACASDSKLKKTSGALPVLTFAENPDILHSISHAKDQRPKLVIGFAAETDDVVENATAKRLRKGCDWIVANDVSPQTGIMGGQENAVTLIDEKGADTWPRMSKDAVSQRLAALIAQRLA; this is encoded by the coding sequence ATGCTGAGCGATAAACACATTCTGCTGATTATTGGTGGCGGGATCGCGGCTTTCAAATCGCTCGATCTGATCCGCCGCCTGCGCGAGCATGGCGCGGTTGTGACGCCCGTTTTGACCAAGGCGGCCGAAGAATTCGTCACACCACTGTCCGTTTCCGCACTGGCGGGCGCGAAAGTATATCGCGACCTGTTTGACCTGACGGATGAGGCCGAGATGGGCCATATCCAGCTTAGCCGGGTTGCGGACCTTGTCGTTGTGGCGCCTGCGACGGCGGATCTGATGGCCAAGATGGCGCAAGGCCTCGCCAATGATCTGGCCAGTACGCTGCTGCTGGCAACGGATACGCCTGTGTTGATTGCACCCGCCATGAACGTGCGCATGTGGGAACATGCCGCGACACAGCGTAATGCAGTCCGATTGCGCGCGGATGGGGTGCATATGGTGGGGCCGGTTTCCGGCGATATGGCTTGCGGTGAACATGGTCCCGGGCGCATGTCCGAGCCGATGGATATTCTGGCGGCCGTGACGGCGCATTTTCAGGACGGACCTTTGCAGGGCAAACATATCCTCGTGACGTCCGGTCCAACCCATGAACCCATTGATCCGGTGCGGTATATCGCAAACCGCTCCTCCGGCGCGCAGGGGGCGGCAATCGCCAGAGCGCTGCATGCATTGGGTGCGAGGGTTTCGTTTGTCACCGGCCCGGCGGATGTGCCGCCCCCGGCGGGCGTCGATGTGGTGCGGGTTGAGACAGCGCAGCAGATGCTGGACGCGGTGCGTCAATCCCTGCCTGCGGATGCGGCAGTCTTCGCGGCTGCCGTCGCGGATTGGCGTGTGGCCTGCGCCAGTGACAGCAAACTGAAGAAAACGAGCGGCGCGCTGCCGGTGCTGACCTTTGCAGAGAACCCGGATATCCTGCACAGCATCTCGCACGCAAAGGACCAGCGCCCGAAACTTGTCATCGGTTTTGCCGCCGAAACCGACGATGTGGTGGAAAACGCGACGGCAAAGCGGCTGCGCAAAGGGTGCGACTGGATTGTTGCAAATGATGTATCGCCCCAGACCGGGATCATGGGGGGGCAGGAGAACGCCGTGACCCTGATAGATGAAAAGGGCGCTGACACCTGGCCCAGAATGTCCAAAGACGCAGTGTCGCAACGCCTCGCTGCCCTGATCGCTCAGCGGTTGGCTTAA
- the dut gene encoding dUTP diphosphatase has translation MVSLKLQWADGADTSVPLPAYETSGAAGADIRANCPDGPVTLAPGARALVPTGLRMAIPQGYEVQIRPRSGLALRHGITLVNSPGTIDSDYRGAVGVIMQNLGDAAFEITHGMRIAQMVVAPVVQASFELSDSLSETDRGSGGFGSTGGD, from the coding sequence TTGGTATCCCTGAAACTGCAATGGGCTGACGGGGCCGACACATCGGTGCCGTTGCCTGCCTATGAGACATCCGGCGCGGCGGGTGCTGACATCCGCGCAAATTGTCCTGATGGGCCGGTCACACTGGCACCCGGCGCGCGCGCGCTTGTGCCAACAGGGCTGCGCATGGCCATTCCGCAGGGCTATGAGGTTCAGATCAGACCCCGGTCGGGCCTCGCGCTCCGGCACGGGATCACGCTGGTCAACAGCCCCGGCACCATCGACAGCGATTACCGGGGGGCGGTCGGTGTGATCATGCAGAACCTTGGGGATGCCGCGTTTGAAATCACCCATGGGATGCGGATCGCGCAAATGGTGGTCGCGCCTGTTGTTCAGGCTAGCTTTGAATTGTCCGATAGCCTGAGCGAAACAGATCGTGGTTCAGGCGGGTTTGGGTCCACAGGAGGCGATTGA